CATGGGTCGAGATCAGTGCCGGCAAGATCACGCTGATTGCCCAGCATGCCGATATCGGCCAGGGCACCGGCTCGGTGCAACCGATGATGATCGCCGAGGAGATGGACCTCGATCCCGGTCAGTTCGAGATCCGGTTCGCCGGACCGCACCCCGCCTATTTCAATACGGGCTTCAAGGAAGAGCTCGCACCCTTCCTGGCTGCGGACCAGAGCCCTGCCGCCGAGAAGGCTCGCGCCGCCGCGCTCGAAGGTCTAAGGAAGTCCGGGCTGCAGATGACGGGTGGGTCGAGCACCATCCCTGACACTTATGAGAAGCTGCGGGTGGCCGGCGCCGTCGCGCGCGAGACGTTGAAGCTTGCGGCGGCCAAGCGCACGGGCGTGCCGCTGGCCGATCTCAGCACCCAGTCCGGTCATGTGGTGCTGCCGAACGCCACGCGGATCGCCTATGTCGATCTCGCAGCGGACGCGGCGCGCATTCCGCCGGTGCTCGACGCCAAGCCGCGCGATCCCTCGACGTGGAGGATTCTTGGCAAGCCGATGATGCGGCTCGACATCCGCTCGAAAGTGCTGGGCGAATTGAAGTTCGGCATCGACATGAGGATGGACGGGATGCTGTACGCCGCCGTCAAACTGAACCCCAACAAGGGGCAGCCGCTGAAATCCTACGATGCCTCCAAGGCACGGACAATGCCGGGCGTGAAGAAGATCCTGCGTTTGAAGAACGGCGTCGCTGCCGTCGCGACAAATAGCTGGTATGCCATGAAGGCGGTCGAGACGATCGACTGCGAATGGGCACCGTCGACCTATCCTGCCGAACAGGCCGATCATTGGAAGACGCTGGAGGCATCTTTCAAACCGGAGTTTCTCGGCAAGGAGTGGCGCAAGATCGGTGATGTCGAGGCCGGTCTCAAGCAAGGCAAGCGGGTCGAGGCCGAGTATCGCGCACCTTATGTCGGTCACCAGCCACTGGAGCCGCTCAACGGCGTCGCCGTCGTAACCGATGCGGGCATGGAGATCTGGGTCGGGCATCAGAGCCCGCAGGCGGTGCAGGCGATCGCGGCTGCCAATGCCGGCCTGAAGCCGGAGCAGGTGACGTTTCACAACCAGTGGACGGGCGGCAGCTTCGGGCATCGTTTGGAGTTCGAGAACGTCCGCGTGCTGGCGGAGATCGCCAGCCAGATGCGCGGCACGCCGATCAAGCTGGTGTTCTCGCGCGAGGAGGATTTCCGTCAGGATATCCCGCGCCAGATCTCGATCGCCCGCCACAAAGGCAGCGTGGCCAAGGGCAGGATCATTTCGGCCGACCTGAAGCTCGCGGGCACGATGCCCTATAACGGACTGCTCGAGCACATGGGCATGCCGACCAAGGATCCCGATCCGCAACTCGCCGCCGGGCTGTGGAACGTCTACTACGATATCCCGCACTTTCGCGCTACGACCTTCGAGGCGCGCAACCTGTCGCCGTGCACGACCTGGCGCTCGGTCGGTGCCTCCACGGCCGGCTTCTTCACCGAGAGTTTCATCGACGAGATGATTCATGCGGCGGGGCTCGACCCGATGAAAGCTCGCATCGAGATGTGTGTCGTGCCGCACTATCGCAAGGTGCTCGAGACGGTTGCGGAGATGTCGGACTGGAAGGGACCTCTCGGTCAGGGCAGGGGCCGCGGCGTCGCCTTCGTCGAGTCGTTCGGAACGCCGGTCGCCGAGGTCGTCGACGTGACGGCGACGCCGCGCGGCATCCGCGTCGACAAGGTTTTCGTCGCCGTCGATGTCGGCAAGATAATCGACCCCGTCAACTTCGAGAGCCAGGTGCAGGGCGGCGTCGTCTGGGGGCTCGGTCACGCAATGAACTGCGAACTGACCTACGCCAAGGGCGGGGTGCAGCAGACCAACTACAATCATCACGAAGCGATGCGAATGTACCAGTGTCCGGTGATCACCGTGCGCGGTCTCGAGAACGATCCGAAGGTGAGGGGCCTCGGTGAGCCGCCGGTGCCGCCCGTGGCGCCCGCCCTCGCCAACGCGATCTTCGCGGCCACGGGCAAGCGCATCCGCGAAATGCCCTTCAACAAGTTCATCGAATTCGTGTGAGGCAGGCCATGAAACGCTCTTTGACTGCGATGGTCGTCGCCACGTCAGCTATTGCGGCGCTCACTGGCATCGTTGCCGCCAAGGACGAGACCAACAAAGACGCGCTGCCGCCCGGCAGCGTCAGCCGCGCTGAAGGACTGAAGGCCTGGAGGCGGATCGAAGCGGTCATCACTCATCCGCGCTGCGCCAATTGTCACGTCGATGCCAGGGCGATTCCGATCTGGACGCCGGCGGGTGAAACCAAACCGCGCGTGCACGGCATGAACATCCATGGTGGCGACAGCCGCATCGGTGCCGAGGCGGTGCCGTGCTCGACCTGTCACATGACCTCGGCTATGCCGAATGATCCGGCGCCTGCGCCGCCGCACGCGGGCATTGACTGGCAACTCGCGCCAGTCGAGTTCATCTGGTTCGGCAAGAAAGGCGCCGAGATCTGCGCGCAACTCAAGGATCCCAAGCGCAACGGGGGCCGCGACGCCGTCGGTCTGCTCGAACATCTGCGCCATGACGCTTCGCAGAACGGCTTCATCCCGCGCGGCTGGGCGCCGGGCGCGGGACGCTCAACGCCGCCGGGCACGTTCGAGGATCACGTCAAGGATGTGGCCCTCTGGGGCGCGGCAGGACAGCCTTGTCCAAAGTGACACAGCCACGCGGCGGTTCCGAGGGCGTGAATAGCTGTGCGCCAGAGCTTCCGCAGCGCGGACGCGCTGACATCAACATGTGAACCGATTGCGAGATCGTCGCGCCGTGATCGCCGCGATCTGACCTTCCTTGTGAGTGGAGACAGTGATGCTCGAGAGCGCCTACCGAGCGCAATGCGCAGCCGTTGAGGACCATTGCACGGATGATGCCCAGCAGCGCAGGCGCGGCCTGACGCTGTTTGCGCTCGCGTTCGGAAGCTTCTGCATCGGCACGTCCGAATTCGCGAGCATGGGAATCCTTCAGTTGCTCTCGACCGGGCTTGGCGTCGACATTCCGGCCGCGACCTACGCAATCACGGCTTACGCGTTCGGTGTGGTGGTCGGAGCGCCTCTCGTGACGCTGATGGCCGCGCGGCTAAACCGGCGGACGCTGCTGCTCTGCCTCATGGCGCTGTTCGTGCTCGGCAACGCGCTGTCGGCGATTGCCCTCAATCTGCTGCTTCTAGCCCTCGCGCGTTTCGTGAGCGGACTGCCGCAAGGTGCCTACTTCGGCGCGGGCGCCATGGTCGCGTCCTACATCGTCGGTCCCGGTCAATCCGGCAGGGCGTTCGCGCAGGTCATGGGCGGACTGACGATTGCAACCATCATTGGATCGCCGCTGGCGACCTTCCTGGGTCAGGCGATTGGCTGGCGGCGGACCTATGCCGTCGTCGCATGCGTGGGGCTGCTTGCGCTGCTGGCTCTTTGGGCTTGGGTGCCGGTTAGTCGGGCGCTTCGCGGCCGTCCCTTGATGCAGGAGCTCGGCGCGCTGCGCCGGCCCGCCGTGTGGGGCACCATGCTGGTCGCGGCGCTCGGTGTTGCCAGCATCTTCGCGATCTACACTTTCATCGGTCCGCTGGTGACTGACCAGGCCGCACTTGATCGCGCCTGGATCCCATTCGCGTTGGCGCTGTTCGGGTTCGGCATGACCTTCGGCAACTTCATCGGCGGGCGACTCGCCGATGCCTATCCCGCGCGTGGCCTCGTCGTCGGATTCGGTTGCGCTCTCGTGGTGCTCGCTGTTCTGGCGATCGCAGGCAGCCATGTCTGGGTGCTCATGCCCGCCTTGTTCGGCGTGGGCGCCACGATGATGACCGCGATCCCGACCATTCAGGTCCGGCTTACGCGCCTGGCCCCGGAAGCGCCCACTTTGATGGGCGCCATGAATCTCGCCGCGCTCAACTTGTCTAATGCGATCGGCGCATGGGCCGGCGGCCAGGTGATCGCGTCCGGTCACGGACTGCTGTCATGCGCATGGGCTGGTTTCGGTTTGACAATGCTCGGGCTCGCCGTCTTCGCGCTGACCCTGGCAAAGGTGCCGCAGCTCGCGCGGGCATGAACGAAGCCGGCTTGGCTGCATGGAACGGGTGTTTGACGCCATGGCTATCAGTGAGACTCGCCGCGAGCAGATCTTCCCGACGCTTTCGGAGTCGCAAATCAGCGTGGCCCGGCGCTTTGCAAGCGAGGATGCACGCCGCTTCGACGCTCATGAGACGATCTACGACATCGGTGCCCGCAACATTCCAGCCTGGATGATCCTGGAGGGATCAGCCGATGCGCGCATGCGCGGCGCGGCGGGCAAGTCGTCGCTGGTGACGACCTACCGCCGCGGGCAGTTCACTGGCGAGACCAATCACCTGTCGGGCCGTCCAACGCTGATGTCGGTCGTCGCAGGCGAACAGGGGGCGCTGGCTGTTCCATTCGATGCGCCGCATTTGCGCGCCCTCGTCATTGCCTCGGCCGAGGTCGGCGAGATCATCATGCGGGCGTACATTCTTCGTCGCATCATGCTGATCGAGGAGGGGCAGGGCGGCAGTGCCGGCTCGGTCCTGGTCGGTCGCAGCGATGCACCCGAAATCGTGCGCCTCGCGGGCTTTCTGGCACGCAACGGCTATCCGTTCACCACGATCGATGCGTCGGAATCGGAGGGACGTGAACTGGTGCAACGGCTCGGCATCGCGGCCGACGATCTGCCGTTGATGATCTGTCCCAACGGCACGTTGCTGGCGAAG
This region of Bradyrhizobium sp. SZCCHNS1050 genomic DNA includes:
- a CDS encoding xanthine dehydrogenase family protein molybdopterin-binding subunit, with the translated sequence MDIAQGLSRRSFLIGSAALAGGVAFGGYGAAVQAAESASDNPLAAGLAPDAVTFNPWVEISAGKITLIAQHADIGQGTGSVQPMMIAEEMDLDPGQFEIRFAGPHPAYFNTGFKEELAPFLAADQSPAAEKARAAALEGLRKSGLQMTGGSSTIPDTYEKLRVAGAVARETLKLAAAKRTGVPLADLSTQSGHVVLPNATRIAYVDLAADAARIPPVLDAKPRDPSTWRILGKPMMRLDIRSKVLGELKFGIDMRMDGMLYAAVKLNPNKGQPLKSYDASKARTMPGVKKILRLKNGVAAVATNSWYAMKAVETIDCEWAPSTYPAEQADHWKTLEASFKPEFLGKEWRKIGDVEAGLKQGKRVEAEYRAPYVGHQPLEPLNGVAVVTDAGMEIWVGHQSPQAVQAIAAANAGLKPEQVTFHNQWTGGSFGHRLEFENVRVLAEIASQMRGTPIKLVFSREEDFRQDIPRQISIARHKGSVAKGRIISADLKLAGTMPYNGLLEHMGMPTKDPDPQLAAGLWNVYYDIPHFRATTFEARNLSPCTTWRSVGASTAGFFTESFIDEMIHAAGLDPMKARIEMCVVPHYRKVLETVAEMSDWKGPLGQGRGRGVAFVESFGTPVAEVVDVTATPRGIRVDKVFVAVDVGKIIDPVNFESQVQGGVVWGLGHAMNCELTYAKGGVQQTNYNHHEAMRMYQCPVITVRGLENDPKVRGLGEPPVPPVAPALANAIFAATGKRIREMPFNKFIEFV
- a CDS encoding MFS transporter; the encoded protein is MLESAYRAQCAAVEDHCTDDAQQRRRGLTLFALAFGSFCIGTSEFASMGILQLLSTGLGVDIPAATYAITAYAFGVVVGAPLVTLMAARLNRRTLLLCLMALFVLGNALSAIALNLLLLALARFVSGLPQGAYFGAGAMVASYIVGPGQSGRAFAQVMGGLTIATIIGSPLATFLGQAIGWRRTYAVVACVGLLALLALWAWVPVSRALRGRPLMQELGALRRPAVWGTMLVAALGVASIFAIYTFIGPLVTDQAALDRAWIPFALALFGFGMTFGNFIGGRLADAYPARGLVVGFGCALVVLAVLAIAGSHVWVLMPALFGVGATMMTAIPTIQVRLTRLAPEAPTLMGAMNLAALNLSNAIGAWAGGQVIASGHGLLSCAWAGFGLTMLGLAVFALTLAKVPQLARA